From a region of the Paeniglutamicibacter cryotolerans genome:
- a CDS encoding polysaccharide deacetylase family protein, whose translation MNHTHQLPARRSMLAGIFGTAALALSGCMPEAPASPLDTAGGMPPATRLAAPPQMTPAVKAPAATWKPAGPAPLPRRITSRAQAVREFAKVPAGDFGLEVRGVQLGLPKGSKYLALTFDACGGEHGTGYDAALIKALRRHQVPATLFINSRWAQANRKLTAELVADPLFEIANHGTVHRPLSVNGRAAYKIPGTTSVGAAYDEVMRNQKYLQSEFGATSRFFRSGTAHFDVASASLTRKLGLIPMNFTVNLDGGATLPASAVRRAALGMRRGDVGIGHFNRPGGDTAEGIAGALPRMLDSGIRFVRLDKVL comes from the coding sequence ATGAACCACACGCACCAGCTCCCCGCCCGCCGCTCCATGCTCGCGGGAATCTTCGGCACCGCCGCGCTGGCCCTGTCCGGCTGCATGCCCGAGGCGCCCGCATCGCCCCTGGATACAGCTGGCGGTATGCCGCCTGCCACGCGGCTGGCGGCACCACCGCAGATGACCCCAGCGGTGAAGGCACCAGCTGCGACATGGAAGCCTGCAGGCCCGGCCCCGCTGCCGCGGCGCATCACCTCCCGCGCACAGGCGGTCAGGGAATTCGCCAAGGTCCCGGCCGGGGACTTCGGGCTGGAGGTCCGCGGTGTCCAGCTGGGCCTGCCGAAGGGCTCGAAGTACCTCGCGCTGACGTTCGACGCCTGTGGGGGAGAGCATGGCACTGGCTATGACGCGGCCTTGATCAAGGCACTGCGCCGGCACCAGGTGCCGGCCACGTTGTTCATCAACAGCCGCTGGGCCCAAGCCAACCGGAAGCTGACCGCCGAACTGGTGGCGGACCCGCTCTTCGAGATCGCCAACCACGGCACGGTTCACCGGCCGCTGTCGGTCAACGGGCGCGCCGCGTACAAAATCCCGGGGACCACATCAGTCGGTGCCGCGTATGACGAGGTCATGCGCAACCAGAAGTACCTGCAATCCGAGTTCGGCGCCACCTCGCGCTTCTTCCGGTCCGGTACCGCCCACTTCGATGTGGCAAGTGCCTCGCTGACCCGCAAGCTGGGCCTGATCCCGATGAACTTCACGGTGAACCTGGACGGTGGCGCGACGCTTCCGGCCTCGGCCGTGCGGCGTGCCGCCCTGGGCATGCGCCGGGGTGATGTCGGCATCGGGCACTTCAACCGCCCCGGTGGTGACACCGCGGAGGGAATCGCCGGCGCACTGCCGAGGATGTTGGACTCCGGGATCCGCTTCGTCAGGCTGGACAAGGTGCTCTAG
- a CDS encoding GNAT family N-acetyltransferase: MRLERFTPSTPEGDAASGHPARTLDWLNAARRGFYDKPLTEKEAAAIAGSYQADGRELTAVYDDAAVAPGLGAEIPVATYASFTRSLNTGARLIDAHLVTMVTVRPTHRRRGILSRMITADLAQAKERGLFVAALHASEGGIYGRFGFGRATEAQDYAVDVRGGLPMHAPVAGSVVQVQPARLGELIPEVFSRFHAATRGSVDRQRGYLMRGTGAWSDDGFEPDTALRAAVFHDAAGTAQGYVTYVFDGWDAKVPALSVRDLVAATAQAYRELWRFLGDHDLIETVNYHQASVADPLPWFLSDARRVSASGRGDRLWLRILDVPGALGARSYVRDGTLVLTVRDRLSLTTGSYRLQASGGVGTITTLTSAGPPSAEAADGIELDIADLSSLYLGSVRVADLLAAGRLAGSPAAAARAVALFDGPGAPYCITGF, encoded by the coding sequence ATGCGTTTGGAACGATTCACACCGTCCACCCCGGAAGGCGATGCCGCCTCCGGTCATCCGGCGCGCACGCTGGACTGGCTCAACGCGGCACGCCGCGGCTTCTACGACAAGCCGCTGACCGAGAAGGAAGCGGCTGCCATCGCCGGTTCCTACCAGGCGGACGGGCGCGAGCTCACCGCGGTGTACGACGACGCGGCGGTGGCCCCGGGGCTGGGTGCAGAGATCCCGGTGGCCACCTACGCGAGCTTCACCCGCAGCCTGAACACCGGCGCCCGGCTGATCGACGCGCACCTGGTCACCATGGTCACGGTGCGCCCCACCCACCGCCGGCGGGGCATCCTGAGCCGGATGATCACCGCGGACCTGGCCCAAGCCAAGGAGCGGGGCCTGTTCGTGGCCGCGCTGCACGCCAGCGAGGGCGGCATCTACGGGCGCTTCGGCTTCGGCCGGGCCACCGAGGCGCAGGACTACGCGGTGGATGTGCGCGGCGGCCTGCCGATGCACGCCCCGGTCGCCGGCAGCGTCGTCCAGGTCCAGCCTGCACGGTTGGGGGAGCTGATCCCCGAGGTGTTCTCCCGTTTCCACGCCGCGACCCGCGGCTCGGTCGACCGCCAGCGCGGCTACCTGATGCGCGGGACCGGCGCCTGGTCGGACGACGGCTTCGAACCGGACACCGCCCTGCGTGCGGCGGTGTTCCACGACGCCGCCGGGACCGCCCAGGGCTACGTGACCTACGTGTTCGATGGCTGGGACGCCAAGGTCCCGGCGCTGAGCGTGCGCGACCTGGTGGCGGCGACCGCGCAGGCTTACCGCGAGCTCTGGCGCTTCCTGGGCGACCACGACCTCATCGAGACGGTGAACTACCACCAGGCGTCCGTCGCCGACCCGCTGCCCTGGTTCCTTTCCGACGCCCGCCGGGTCTCCGCCTCCGGCCGCGGCGACAGGCTGTGGCTGCGGATCCTCGACGTCCCGGGGGCGCTGGGAGCCCGGTCCTATGTCCGCGACGGCACGTTGGTGCTCACCGTGCGAGACCGGCTGTCCCTGACCACCGGCAGCTACCGGCTGCAGGCAAGCGGGGGAGTCGGCACGATCACCACGCTGACCTCCGCCGGGCCCCCGTCCGCCGAAGCGGCGGACGGCATCGAGCTGGACATCGCCGACCTTTCCTCGCTCTACCTGGGGAGCGTCCGGGTCGCCGACCTGCTGGCTGCAGGGCGCCTGGCCGGGAGCCCGGCCGCGGCCGCCCGGGCCGTCGCGCTGTTCGACGGACCCGGTGCGCCTTACTGCATCACCGGGTTCTGA
- a CDS encoding GNAT family N-acetyltransferase, protein MKHLRLERFTAALRDGKPDARTAAWMQAMNLGFHEEPMPEAGLLAMTGAFTIDGRTLTGVYDEHVPGLSLNPQYPVGTYGSLVKSLNTGGGNLLRAHLITAVTVRPSHRRRGILRRMITEDLALAKANGLAIAALTASEATIYGRYGFGRATAINRVQLSVRDGIGLLAPAAGSVIAADPASLLELGPRIFAAQHAATAGSIDHPYFYTRFTTGEWADEEQVKPLAGLRAAIHLGPGGEPDGYVTYVFAGWDKKPAQLKIKSLVAANAAARHGLWEYLGAHDLIECVTGPAPIDDALPWTLTDARAYEITASHDHLWLRILDVPAALASRPYAHDGTLVLRVRDSLGHASGTFGLRAASGSATVELLAEESDADIELDVTALSSLFLGGVPVRRLAEAGRIAGGSEVLAGMAELFAVDVLPYCETGF, encoded by the coding sequence ATGAAGCACCTGCGCCTGGAACGCTTCACCGCTGCCCTGCGGGACGGCAAGCCCGATGCCCGCACCGCCGCCTGGATGCAGGCGATGAACCTCGGCTTCCACGAGGAACCGATGCCCGAGGCCGGGCTCCTGGCCATGACCGGGGCGTTCACCATCGACGGGCGCACGCTCACCGGCGTCTACGACGAGCACGTGCCGGGGCTCTCACTGAATCCGCAGTATCCGGTCGGCACCTACGGTTCGCTGGTGAAGAGCCTGAACACCGGGGGCGGGAACCTGCTTCGGGCCCACCTGATCACCGCCGTCACGGTGCGCCCCAGCCACCGCCGACGCGGCATCCTGCGCCGGATGATCACCGAGGACCTGGCCTTGGCCAAGGCCAACGGGCTGGCCATCGCCGCATTGACCGCCTCCGAGGCGACCATCTACGGGCGCTACGGATTCGGCCGGGCCACCGCCATCAACCGGGTCCAGCTCTCCGTGCGCGACGGGATCGGCCTGCTCGCGCCCGCCGCCGGTTCGGTCATCGCGGCGGATCCCGCCTCGCTGCTGGAACTGGGTCCGCGCATCTTCGCCGCCCAGCACGCCGCCACCGCCGGGTCGATCGACCACCCCTACTTCTATACCCGCTTCACCACCGGCGAATGGGCCGACGAGGAGCAGGTCAAGCCCCTGGCGGGGCTGCGTGCGGCCATCCACCTCGGACCCGGGGGCGAACCCGACGGCTACGTGACCTACGTGTTCGCCGGATGGGACAAGAAGCCGGCTCAGCTGAAGATCAAATCGCTGGTGGCTGCCAACGCGGCGGCCCGGCACGGACTGTGGGAGTACCTCGGCGCCCACGACCTGATCGAATGCGTCACCGGTCCCGCGCCGATCGATGATGCGCTGCCCTGGACGCTGACCGATGCGCGGGCCTACGAGATCACCGCCTCCCACGACCACCTGTGGCTGCGCATCCTCGATGTCCCCGCAGCGCTCGCCTCCCGGCCCTACGCCCACGACGGCACTCTCGTCCTGCGCGTTAGAGATAGTCTTGGCCATGCGTCCGGCACGTTCGGACTGCGTGCTGCATCCGGCAGTGCCACGGTCGAATTGCTCGCCGAGGAGTCGGACGCCGACATCGAACTGGACGTCACCGCGCTGTCCTCGCTCTTCCTCGGCGGGGTTCCGGTGCGCCGGTTGGCCGAGGCCGGTCGGATCGCCGGCGGCTCCGAGGTGCTGGCCGGCATGGCCGAACTCTTCGCCGTCGACGTGCTCCCCTACTGCGAAACCGGATTCTAG
- a CDS encoding class I SAM-dependent methyltransferase, translating into MTKKISNTKDHPMDSMPLDFTALRRRPDVEAPNLQAHDAADLLLLDTARESGALAAAADGKLVVLGDHYGALVLGAVARGATGVRVHQDGLSGQRAIDANAAGLLPQSAGAYRHLPLDAALVEGATLVLMALPRSLDALEEMAALLAKHADPSVTLLATGRVKHMSLAMNEVLGRYFGEVSAGLARQKSRVLTASAPLAPDALPASRFPLACAHAVGLASDLELRAFGATFGGAKLDPGTRFLLLHLAGAREAATAIDLGCGNGTITAYLALIRPSMHVLGCDQSASAVASTLATAAANGVTARVTALRDDALSAQPDASARLIVLNPPFHMGNTVHAGIALKLIADAGRALEPGGELWCVWNSHLGYRGALEKLVGPTRQVDRNPKFTVTVSTRK; encoded by the coding sequence CGCCCTGCGCCGCCGCCCCGACGTGGAGGCCCCGAACCTGCAGGCACACGATGCGGCGGATCTGCTGCTCTTGGATACCGCCCGGGAATCCGGGGCACTTGCTGCTGCAGCGGACGGGAAGCTGGTGGTGCTGGGCGACCATTACGGCGCACTGGTGCTCGGCGCCGTGGCCCGTGGCGCCACCGGCGTGCGTGTGCACCAGGACGGGCTCTCCGGACAGCGGGCCATCGACGCGAACGCGGCCGGCCTGCTGCCGCAATCCGCCGGTGCGTATCGCCACCTGCCGCTGGATGCGGCGCTGGTCGAGGGTGCCACGCTGGTGCTCATGGCGCTGCCGCGTTCCCTCGATGCGCTTGAGGAAATGGCGGCGCTTCTCGCCAAGCACGCCGATCCGTCGGTCACGCTGCTGGCGACGGGACGGGTCAAGCACATGTCCCTGGCCATGAACGAGGTGCTGGGCCGCTACTTCGGCGAGGTCAGTGCCGGGCTGGCCCGGCAAAAGTCACGGGTCTTGACGGCTTCGGCCCCGTTGGCCCCCGACGCGCTGCCGGCATCGCGCTTCCCGCTGGCCTGCGCCCACGCGGTGGGGCTGGCGTCGGATCTGGAGTTGCGTGCCTTCGGCGCGACGTTCGGCGGCGCCAAGCTCGACCCGGGCACCCGGTTCCTGCTCCTGCATCTGGCCGGGGCCCGGGAAGCGGCCACGGCAATCGATCTGGGCTGCGGCAACGGCACCATCACCGCCTACTTGGCACTGATCCGCCCGTCGATGCACGTGCTGGGCTGCGACCAGTCTGCTTCCGCCGTCGCCTCGACGCTGGCCACCGCCGCGGCCAACGGCGTGACGGCCCGGGTCACCGCCTTGCGCGATGATGCGCTGTCGGCACAGCCCGATGCCTCGGCCCGGCTGATAGTGCTCAATCCCCCGTTCCACATGGGAAACACGGTTCATGCCGGTATCGCACTGAAGCTGATAGCCGATGCCGGGCGCGCACTGGAGCCCGGCGGTGAGCTGTGGTGCGTGTGGAACTCGCACCTGGGCTACCGCGGGGCGCTGGAGAAGCTGGTGGGTCCGACCCGGCAGGTGGACCGGAACCCGAAGTTCACCGTGACGGTGTCCACCAGGAAGTAG
- the rpsA gene encoding 30S ribosomal protein S1: protein MTITSNEKHSAPVVAINDIGSAEDFLAAVDATIKYFNDGDLVEGIVVKVDRDEVLLDIGYKTEGVIPSRELSIKHDVDPGDVVSVGDNVEALVLTKEDKEGRLILSKKRAQYERAWGDIEKIKEEDGVVTGTVIEVVKGGLILDIGLRGFLPASLVEMRRVRDLAPYIGQEIEAKIIELDKNRNNVVLSRRAWLEQTQSEVRSTFLNKLEKGQVRPGVVSSIVNFGAFVDLGGVDGLVHVSELSWKHIDHPSEVVEVGQEVTVEVLEVDLDRERVSLSLKATQEDPWQTFARTHALGQVVPGKVTKLVPFGAFVRVEDGIEGLVHISELAVRHVELAEQVVSVGDELFVKVIDIDLERRRISLSLKQANEGVDPEGTEFDPALYGMAAEYDEAGNYKYPEGFDSETNEWLEGFDTQRAAWEQQYADAQARWESHKKQVAQHMSDDAVAADGPAESASTSYSSEAPAAEAGTLASDEALAALREKLTGA, encoded by the coding sequence ATGACCATCACCTCCAACGAGAAGCACAGCGCCCCCGTCGTTGCCATTAACGACATCGGCTCTGCTGAAGACTTCCTCGCTGCCGTCGACGCGACCATCAAGTACTTCAACGATGGAGACCTCGTTGAGGGCATCGTCGTCAAGGTCGACCGCGACGAAGTCCTGCTCGACATCGGTTACAAGACCGAAGGTGTCATCCCTTCCCGCGAACTTTCCATCAAGCACGATGTTGACCCGGGAGACGTCGTCTCCGTCGGCGACAACGTCGAGGCCCTCGTCCTCACCAAAGAGGACAAGGAAGGTCGCCTGATCCTGTCCAAGAAGCGCGCTCAGTACGAGCGTGCCTGGGGCGACATCGAAAAGATCAAGGAAGAAGACGGCGTCGTTACCGGCACCGTCATCGAGGTGGTCAAGGGCGGCCTCATCCTGGATATCGGCCTGCGCGGCTTCCTGCCGGCATCGCTTGTCGAAATGCGCCGCGTGCGCGATCTGGCTCCGTACATCGGCCAGGAAATCGAAGCCAAGATCATCGAGCTGGACAAGAACCGCAACAACGTTGTTCTTTCCCGCCGTGCCTGGCTCGAGCAGACCCAGTCCGAGGTTCGCTCCACGTTCCTCAACAAGCTGGAAAAGGGCCAGGTTCGTCCGGGCGTCGTTTCCTCCATCGTCAACTTCGGTGCCTTCGTGGACCTTGGCGGCGTAGACGGCCTGGTTCACGTTTCCGAGCTGTCCTGGAAGCACATCGACCACCCGTCCGAGGTTGTCGAAGTCGGCCAGGAAGTCACCGTCGAGGTTCTCGAGGTCGACCTGGACCGCGAGCGCGTTTCACTCTCGCTCAAGGCCACCCAGGAAGATCCGTGGCAGACCTTCGCCCGCACCCACGCCCTCGGGCAGGTTGTTCCGGGTAAGGTCACCAAGCTGGTTCCGTTCGGTGCGTTCGTTCGCGTCGAAGACGGAATCGAAGGCCTCGTGCACATCTCCGAGCTGGCCGTGCGCCACGTGGAGCTTGCAGAGCAGGTTGTCTCCGTTGGCGACGAGCTGTTCGTCAAGGTCATCGACATCGATCTCGAGCGCCGCCGCATCAGCCTCTCGCTGAAGCAGGCCAACGAGGGCGTCGATCCCGAAGGCACCGAGTTCGATCCGGCGCTGTACGGCATGGCCGCAGAGTACGACGAAGCCGGCAACTACAAGTACCCGGAGGGCTTCGATTCGGAGACCAACGAGTGGCTTGAGGGCTTCGACACCCAGCGTGCAGCATGGGAGCAGCAGTACGCTGACGCCCAGGCTCGCTGGGAGTCCCACAAGAAGCAGGTTGCTCAGCACATGAGCGATGACGCCGTTGCCGCCGATGGCCCGGCCGAGTCCGCTTCGACCAGCTACTCCTCGGAGGCCCCGGCCGCCGAAGCAGGCACCCTGGCATCCGACGAGGCCCTCGCCGCACTGCGCGAGAAGCTCACCGGCGCCTAA
- a CDS encoding MFS transporter encodes MQARTGRPGKSLLAILLVATGIGPLLSYGLNAASDLVISELGLSEAQFGLLATACFACAALGNAAFGRFADRQPDSRLMVLVFAMATLALVLAAIPGGYVLLLVASGMAGLAQSFPNGVTNRILTERVPADKRIGWIGIKQSGVQVSQLVASLGFPALAAWIGWHGASAVGAVLAGLLGIVAVRVLSSVPLLPAPLVPVTPAASAPDAAAPAPTNIGFLIGALAAFGFVNGMGVQATNVYLSLFAVREMGFTLVLGGMAAAMAGAIGVTARVGWGRMMSRGIAAPPLLLLLASMAFAGALVFTAAGATGSAALLWLAVALHGASALGVSVVLMAAVVRSVPASSMARATGLVSAGQFGGFTIGPLAMGALIGSPGGFTLGWSVTAGVYLLCVLLALYLVVRRRRQGRAA; translated from the coding sequence ATGCAGGCTCGAACCGGGCGGCCCGGAAAGTCACTGCTGGCCATCTTGCTGGTAGCAACGGGCATCGGCCCGCTGCTGAGTTACGGGCTCAACGCCGCCAGCGACCTGGTGATCTCCGAACTGGGCCTCAGTGAGGCGCAATTCGGCCTGCTGGCCACCGCATGCTTTGCGTGCGCGGCCCTCGGCAATGCGGCCTTCGGCAGGTTCGCCGACCGGCAACCGGACAGCCGCCTGATGGTGTTGGTCTTCGCCATGGCAACCCTCGCGCTGGTACTAGCCGCCATCCCCGGGGGATACGTGCTGCTGCTGGTGGCCTCCGGCATGGCCGGGCTGGCCCAGTCCTTCCCCAATGGGGTGACCAACAGGATCCTGACCGAACGCGTTCCCGCGGACAAGCGCATCGGGTGGATCGGCATCAAGCAATCCGGCGTCCAGGTCAGCCAGTTGGTGGCGAGCCTGGGATTCCCCGCACTGGCAGCCTGGATCGGATGGCACGGCGCCAGCGCCGTCGGTGCAGTGCTTGCCGGGCTGCTGGGCATCGTGGCGGTACGCGTGCTTTCCTCCGTCCCGCTGCTGCCGGCCCCCCTGGTTCCGGTGACACCCGCTGCTTCCGCACCGGACGCCGCCGCACCGGCACCAACGAACATCGGCTTCCTGATCGGGGCGCTGGCTGCCTTCGGCTTCGTCAACGGCATGGGAGTCCAAGCCACCAACGTCTACCTTTCACTCTTTGCCGTACGTGAAATGGGCTTCACCCTGGTCCTGGGTGGCATGGCCGCCGCCATGGCCGGCGCCATTGGCGTCACGGCGCGCGTGGGCTGGGGGCGGATGATGTCCCGCGGCATCGCCGCGCCCCCGCTGTTGCTGCTCCTGGCCTCCATGGCCTTCGCCGGCGCCCTCGTGTTTACCGCGGCCGGGGCCACGGGCTCGGCCGCCCTGCTGTGGCTGGCCGTGGCGCTGCACGGCGCATCGGCGCTGGGGGTATCGGTGGTGCTCATGGCCGCCGTGGTGCGCAGCGTTCCGGCCTCCTCGATGGCCCGGGCCACCGGCCTGGTGTCGGCCGGCCAATTCGGCGGATTCACCATCGGCCCGCTGGCCATGGGTGCGCTGATCGGCTCGCCCGGGGGATTCACCCTGGGCTGGTCCGTAACGGCCGGAGTGTACCTGCTGTGCGTGCTGCTCGCGCTCTACCTCGTGGTGCGTCGGCGGCGGCAGGGCCGCGCCGCCTGA